The following proteins are encoded in a genomic region of Synechococcus sp. CBW1002:
- a CDS encoding chloride channel protein has protein sequence MLLSLPLLLSLLLSAVVITAAEQPYQWLSAQGFRLQRLWPLGGSEALPFWLPLITLAGTLLFVRLAWGPLARGRGGGLTGLLLLQRSAPEASDGSYSRDEGAYLASLDWRVQLARLPLLALTHLAGLSVGTESPSAALGASCLLGLRRWLTPLRLLPTSLLVAIGGAAGLGTAFRSPLLGVAYGLEELSAVKGFPLVFPTLLLAGLGTVLSEAFGSASEAQPARLAALAQLPLGRLLPPALWPTLLLTTLVMGLLGVLFVRLLIPCSAWVAGLLRSHPWRAALALATAFALLALASSGLSLNDGSLSLGPGLAGDSSSPVWAGLPRLLGPLLSISVGAPGGLMHDTMSLGAVLIAPWIQALPADQQAAVAAVAAAALFSGACRTPLFCGVFVFTLQGDAQLLPWLLVASALAAAIGERWGGSTWNTCQMDRLLASRRQPG, from the coding sequence ATGTTGCTCTCCCTGCCCCTGCTGCTCTCGTTGCTGCTCTCCGCCGTGGTGATCACCGCGGCGGAGCAGCCCTATCAATGGCTGTCGGCGCAGGGATTCCGTCTGCAGCGGCTGTGGCCCCTGGGCGGGTCCGAGGCCCTGCCGTTCTGGCTGCCGCTGATCACCCTGGCGGGAACGCTGCTGTTCGTGCGGCTGGCCTGGGGTCCGCTGGCAAGGGGCCGAGGTGGGGGCCTCACGGGGTTGCTGCTGCTGCAGCGCTCGGCCCCTGAGGCGTCCGACGGCAGCTACTCCCGCGACGAAGGTGCGTATCTGGCCAGCCTGGATTGGCGGGTTCAGCTCGCACGGCTGCCGCTCCTGGCCCTCACCCATCTGGCTGGGTTGTCGGTGGGGACGGAATCCCCGTCTGCCGCCCTGGGCGCCTCCTGCCTCTTGGGCCTGCGCCGCTGGCTCACCCCACTTCGCCTGCTGCCCACCTCATTGCTGGTGGCGATCGGAGGAGCGGCCGGTCTTGGCACCGCGTTCCGCTCCCCCTTGCTGGGGGTGGCCTATGGCCTCGAGGAGCTGAGCGCCGTCAAGGGTTTTCCGCTGGTTTTCCCGACCCTGTTGCTGGCGGGTCTCGGCACGGTGCTGTCCGAGGCCTTCGGCTCCGCCTCAGAGGCTCAGCCGGCCCGGCTGGCGGCGCTGGCCCAGCTGCCCCTGGGGCGGCTTCTGCCTCCTGCCCTCTGGCCCACCCTGCTGCTCACCACGCTGGTGATGGGTCTGCTCGGGGTGCTGTTCGTGCGCTTGCTGATTCCCTGCAGCGCCTGGGTGGCCGGCCTGCTGCGCAGCCACCCCTGGCGGGCGGCCCTGGCGCTGGCCACGGCCTTTGCCCTGCTGGCCCTCGCCAGCAGTGGTCTCAGCCTCAACGATGGCTCCCTGTCCCTCGGCCCGGGCCTGGCTGGTGACTCGTCCTCGCCGGTCTGGGCTGGCTTGCCCCGTCTGCTGGGTCCGTTGCTCAGCATTTCCGTGGGGGCACCGGGTGGCCTGATGCACGACACCATGAGCCTCGGTGCGGTGCTGATCGCCCCCTGGATCCAGGCCCTGCCAGCCGATCAGCAGGCGGCGGTGGCGGCGGTGGCGGCGGCGGCGCTGTTCAGCGGGGCCTGCCGCACCCCGTTGTTCTGTGGGGTGTTTGTGTTCACCCTGCAGGGTGATGCCCAGCTGTTGCCCTGGCTGCTGGTGGCCTCAGCCCTGGCAGCGGCGATCGGCGAGCGCTGGGGCGGCTCCACCTGGAACACCTGCCAGATGGATCGGCTGCTCGCCTCTCGTCGTCAGCCGGGTTGA
- the murF gene encoding UDP-N-acetylmuramoyl-tripeptide--D-alanyl-D-alanine ligase, whose translation MAIRLNELEELWGAPLRAAAEHQDVQPGAGLTELRTELRIEPDAICTDSRRLQPGDLFVPLVGETFDGHAFLEQALAGGGAAAAIAQADRLTEAQQQQMADLGRPLWLVPDTLLAYQQLGRLWRDQLRAPVVAVTGSAGKTTTRELIRACLDSLGPVVASSGNENNDIGVPLTLLKARTSTAALVVEMGMRGLGEIERLSQCAAPDVSVITNIGTAHIGRLGSREAIAQAKCEICLGLKPDGLLVIPAGDPLLETALARVWSGEVWRVALSNDPASDTLPPADWIGHLSDDGRRLEVHHNGRIESVSLPLEGQHNARNLLLALAVADRLGVAPQALTALEVDVPGGRNRRRQMGGLTVLDETYNASPEAVLAALELLASQPGRRFAVLGTMLELGDRSLDLHRQVAERAAALGLDGLVIVDGGAEGEAMLEAARSLPRLARVSEAIEAMDPLRGWINAGDVVLLKASRGVALERLLPCLERESWN comes from the coding sequence ATGGCGATCCGCCTGAATGAACTGGAGGAGCTCTGGGGCGCGCCCCTGCGGGCAGCAGCGGAGCATCAGGACGTCCAGCCCGGGGCAGGGCTGACGGAGCTGCGCACGGAGCTGCGTATCGAACCCGATGCCATCTGCACCGACAGCCGCCGCCTCCAACCGGGAGATCTGTTCGTGCCCCTGGTGGGAGAGACCTTCGATGGCCATGCCTTCCTGGAGCAGGCCCTGGCCGGCGGCGGTGCTGCGGCAGCGATCGCCCAGGCCGATCGGCTCACGGAAGCCCAGCAGCAGCAAATGGCCGACCTCGGCCGCCCGCTCTGGCTCGTGCCGGACACGCTGCTGGCTTATCAGCAGCTGGGAAGGCTCTGGCGCGACCAACTGCGGGCTCCCGTGGTGGCCGTGACCGGCTCAGCCGGCAAGACCACCACCCGGGAGCTGATCCGCGCTTGCCTGGACTCCTTGGGGCCGGTGGTGGCGAGCAGCGGCAACGAGAACAACGACATCGGCGTGCCCCTCACCCTGCTCAAGGCCCGCACGTCCACCGCCGCCCTGGTGGTGGAAATGGGCATGCGCGGCCTGGGCGAGATCGAGCGGCTCAGCCAGTGCGCGGCTCCGGATGTGAGCGTGATCACCAACATCGGCACGGCCCACATCGGCCGCCTCGGCAGCCGGGAGGCGATCGCCCAGGCCAAGTGTGAAATCTGCCTCGGCCTCAAACCCGACGGCCTGCTGGTGATTCCGGCGGGGGATCCGCTGCTGGAGACGGCCCTGGCCAGGGTCTGGTCGGGAGAGGTCTGGCGGGTGGCCCTCAGCAACGATCCAGCCTCAGACACGCTTCCACCCGCTGATTGGATCGGTCATCTCAGCGACGATGGCAGACGCCTGGAGGTGCACCACAACGGCCGGATCGAGTCGGTGAGCCTGCCCCTGGAGGGACAACACAACGCCCGAAACCTGTTGCTGGCTCTGGCCGTCGCCGATCGGCTGGGCGTGGCACCCCAGGCCCTCACGGCTCTGGAGGTGGACGTGCCCGGCGGCCGCAACCGGCGGCGGCAGATGGGTGGCCTCACCGTGCTGGATGAGACCTACAACGCCTCGCCGGAGGCGGTACTGGCGGCCCTGGAGCTGCTGGCATCCCAACCGGGACGCCGGTTCGCCGTGCTCGGCACGATGCTGGAGCTGGGTGATCGCAGCCTGGACCTCCACCGTCAGGTGGCCGAACGCGCCGCGGCCCTGGGATTGGATGGACTGGTGATCGTGGATGGTGGCGCGGAAGGCGAGGCCATGCTCGAAGCGGCACGGTCTCTGCCCAGGCTGGCGCGCGTCTCTGAGGCGATTGAAGCGATGGATCCGCTACGGGGCTGGATCAACGCCGGCGATGTGGTGCTGCTCAAGGCGAGTCGGGGCGTGGCCCTGGAACGGCTGTTGCCGTGTCTGGAGCGGGAGAGCTGGAACTGA